GGGTCGTTTTCGTCCCCTTCTTCGCCGCCGACGGCCTCAGCACCTACTTCACCACCATCGTCTCGGTGCGGCTCTTCCAGGATGGTGAGAAGCGCCTAGCTGTGCTGCGGCTCTTCTGGATCCTCACCATCCTCAGCCTCAAGTTCGTCTTCGAGATGTTGCTGTGCCAGAAGCTGGTGGAGCACACCCGGGAGCTCTGGTACGGGCTCATCATGTCGCCTGTCTtcatcctcctccagctgctcatGATCCGAGCCTGCCGGGTGAACTGACGGCGAGGGAGCGGGCTCCAGATCGCTGCCCTCACCCTGGCTGGGATGTGCCTGGCTCACCGGGGAGCCCTGGACTCCTAGCAACTGTTATCGAGCTTTTCCCCACCTTTATTTCTGTAGAGAGTGGTAGGTGGCAGGTTACACAGGTCCGGTTCTACGAGAGGAAGGGTCTGTAAGCACGCTGCTATGTTGTATAGCATCTTATTTCTTCAAAAGATCCTTTTGTGCCACTTCCTTATTTCAGTTCACTCAGCTCTTAGTGTTAAAGTATCGTGCCCTGCAAGCACTGTTTGATATgccagttattttattttaaaataaaaatgcatggaaGGATTAGTTTTATTTACAATATTCTTTTTCCCTAGAAAGCATTTGTGCTTAACACTGCTGCCTGGAGAACAAGAATTACCTAGCGGTTGGCTGGTTGCTGTAGATACCCTCATACACCCCAGACCGCTGCCAGCCAGAAGCACCACAGCTGCTGCCTCGCCTGCCCTGCTCCATCTGAGGCCATGCTTGTAAGGATGCGCTGGCTTCTGCAGCAAAGCTAATTTATTTCCAACTGTCCTGTCACTTCCCAGAGCATTTCATGCCTTCAGTGCACCGGCAGGATTTTACAGAGCCATGCTCTGAGCCAGGGAGAACTGATGTgtgtattttttaacagaaatgtggggtttttttctttgtat
The Harpia harpyja isolate bHarHar1 chromosome 19, bHarHar1 primary haplotype, whole genome shotgun sequence DNA segment above includes these coding regions:
- the TMEM203 gene encoding transmembrane protein 203 — translated: MLFSLRELVQWLGFATFEIFLHGLALLAFSVLLVLKVDGEASALSWWVVFVPFFAADGLSTYFTTIVSVRLFQDGEKRLAVLRLFWILTILSLKFVFEMLLCQKLVEHTRELWYGLIMSPVFILLQLLMIRACRVN